The stretch of DNA AGACGGACTTCGCGCGCAATATCAGCACCGAGGGCACTGCTGATCCCCTCTTCGCGCTGCTGCGCGAGGCTGCACTCGGCGCGATCGAGGATGCCGCAATCGACGCCCGCGACGTGCAGCGCGGGCACGTGGGCAACCACGCGAGCGAGCTCTTCACCGGTCAGTCTCACCTCGGGGCCATGCTTCCCGCGGTGACGGATGCCTGGCGCGAACTCCCCTCCTCTCGGCATGAGGCAGCGTGTGCGTCAGGAAGCATGGCGGCGCTGGGAGCAATGGCCGACATCGAAGCAGGGCTGTACGACGTCGTGCTTGTCGTGGGCGTCGAGCAGATGCGCAACGTGCCCGGCCGAGCCGCCGCCCATAATCTGGGTGCCGCATCGTGGCGCGCGCGGGAAGATCTGGGCGAGCTGGCTTGGCCGACGGCGTTTGATCGCGTTGCCAACGAGATCACGCGACGCTACGGCGGAATGACACGCGAACATCTGTCGAGGCTTGTGCAGAACAGTCGCGAGAATGCACGTCGCAATCCCCTGGCACAGACCCGCACGTGGATCGAGACCCCGGCATCATTCGCCGACGACGACGACACCAATCCCGTGATCATCGGCTCGCTGCGTAAGAGCGACTGCGGCCGCATCTCCGATGGGGCCAGCGCCGTGGTGTTCGCAAGTCGCGATTATGCGGAGCGCTGGCGCACACGGCACGGGCACGCCTCGATGCCTCCGCGCCTCACGGGGTGGGGCCACCGAACCTCCTCGATGTCACTCGACGAGAAGCTTGCCGCATCCGTCGACAGCCCCTACCTTTTTCCGCACCTGCGCACGGCGATCACCGACAGTTACACTCGCGCGGGCCTCAGGGGCATCGACGAGCTGGATGCCATCGAACTGCACGACTGCTTCTCGGTCAGCTCGTACCTGGCCGTGGATCACCTCGGCATCACGGCGCCCGGTCTGGCCTGGCAGGCGGTCGAGGACGGCCGGATGGAACGGGGCGGCGCGATCCCGGTGAATCCCTCGGGCGGACTCCTGTCGGGCGGGCACCCGGTAGGCGCGACCGGCGTGCGCATGCTCAACGATGCCCGCCGCCAGGTCACCGGGCAGGCCGGCGCCATGCAGGTCGAGGGCGCCCAGAATGTGGCAACCCTCAATTTCGGGGGCAGCGTCGCGACGGTGGCGAGCTTCGTGGTCGGGCAGGATCGGTAGAGAGGCAGCGCCGAACCGAGCGGGCCTCAGCCGGTCAGATCAGCCGATCAGGTCAGCCGCGGCCTCGATGAGCCGGGGAACGCCCTGCTCGAGCAGCGGCGCGTAGGCGTCGCCCGGCCGTTCCCCGTTCAACCACCGCGTGTAGATCGCCTCACAGAAGACCGCGGATTTCCAGAGTGCAAGCGCTTGATACCACCGCAGGTTCGACAGGTCGACGCCCGTTGCCGCGGCATAGCGCTGCGCAAGTTCGTCGCGCGTCGGGTAACCGGCCAGGCGCGTGACCGTCGTGAGTTCAAGCGGAGTGGGCACCAGCCCCGCCTGCGCATACGTTGCGGTGAAATAGCCAAGATCGGCGAGCGGATCGCCGACGGTGGCCATTTCCCAATCCAGAACCGCCAGCACGCGCGGGGGCGCGGAATGCTCGAACATAAGATTGCCCAGCCGGAAGTCGCCATGCACGACGGATGCCCGCTGGCTCGTGGGCGTGTTCGCCACGAGCCAGGATGCCACCGCCGACACCTCGGGAAGGGACCGCAGTGTTGCGCCCTCCCAGAGCGCCGAGAACAGGCTCACCTGGCGGTGCAGGTAGCCATCCGGCCTTCCGACCTGAGCCAACCCGCCCTGTGTGACGTCGACCCGGTGCAGCCCGATCAGAGTGTCCACCGCGGCGAACACCGTCTCCCGCCGCTGCGCGGGAGTATCGAGCGCCGGCGGGACATCGTTCGTGATGACGACGCCGTCGAGGTAGTCCATGACGTAGAACGGCACTCCCAGCACTGACTCGTCTGCGCAGACCGCCACGATCTGGGGCACAGCGATACCCGCAGCCCCGACGAGCTGCTGGATGCGGGCCTCGCGCATCATGTCATGAGTGGATTTCGGCAGCGGCGGCCGGGGGCCTCGGCGCAGCACGAATGAGCGAGCATTCCGACGCAGGAGGTAGGTCAGATTCGAGTGCCCCTCGCCGATTCGCTCCCAGGAGAGAGCCCCCGAGCCCAGACCCTCGGCATCGAAGAACTCCTCGAGCGCGTCGAGCACGAGCAGCGGTGGGCGCACCAGCGCCACCGCATCCGCCCGCGTCGCGACGACCTCGATCCCGTCGGGCGTCGACATCAGGCGCCGGCCTCGCCGACGACGTCCAGCCGCGGCGCACCCTCCGCCACCTGCTTGCGGCGCTGTGATAACGCGCGACGGGAGATCGCCCATTTGTGCGTCTCATTCGATCCGTCATAGATGCGGAAGGGGCGCACCTCGTTGAGGAACGACGCGAGAGGCAGGTTGTCGGTGACACCGTCGCCGCCGCAGAGCTGCACCGCACGGTCGATCACCCGGTAGACCGCCTCCGAGGTAAATACCTTGGCGATCGACGACATCGCCGACCCCGCCTTCGGGTCGGTCTCGAGCAGCTGCGCAGTCTGGGCAATGATCGCGTTGCTGGTCTCGATGTCGATCACCGATTGGGCGATCATCTCCTGCGCGATGCCCAGCTCACCGAGCCGGTGACCAAAGATCCGACGCTCGTTCGCTCGATCCAGTGCGATGTCGAGCGAGCGCCGGGCCAGACCGAGCCAGCGCATGCAGTGGGTGAGACGGGCCGGCCCCAGCCGCACCTGCGCGTAGCGAAATCCCTCTCCCGCAGCGCCGAGAACCGCCTCATCGGCGACGAAGCAGTCCTCGAAATGCACGTGCGGATGCCCGCCGGCAATCGCGCGGTCGATCGCGTGGATCTGTTCGCCGATACGGAGGCCGGGGTTGTCCATCTCGACCAGCAGCATGGTCGCCCCGGCGGGCACGCCGTCACTGGCGTCGTTGCGGGCCATGACGATCGCGAAACCGGCGACCTCGGCACCACTGATGAACCGTTTGTGTCCGTTGATCAGCCAGCCACCCGGCACGCGCACTGCCGCGGTGCCGAGCGCCTCCGGGTCTGATCCTGCGCCCGGATGCGGCTCGGTCATCGCGAAGCACGAGCGCACAACGCCCGCGGCGAGCGGGGCCAAGTAGCGCTGTTTCTGCGCATCGGTCGCAATGAGGCCCAGCATGTGCATATTGCCCTCGTCGGGGGCCATGCAGTTGAGCACGCTCGCGCCGATCGGCGAATAGCCGGCCTCCTGAAAGATGGCCGACCAGTGTTCGATCGGCACGCCCTGGCCGCCGTATTCGCGGGCCACGTGCGGGGCGAACACGCCCGCTTCCCGGGCGGCCTGCATCAGGCTCGCGCGCATCTCCTCCGTCAGTCGTTCGCCCAGTGCCGGCTCGGCGGGTACGACGACGGTGCGAATGAACTCTCGGGTGCGGGCGCGCAGCGCTTCCCATTCCGGAGGCGTGCCACTCATGCTCGTCCCCCTGCCGCAAGCAGCCCGCCGTCGAGCGTCAGCACCTGGCCCGTCACCCAAGACGCATCAGCCGAGGCGAGAAACGCCACCGCCGCGGCAACGTCGTCCGGGGTGCCGAGTCGTCGAAGTGGGTAGCCAGCCGCCACCTCCGCTTCTCTGCCCTCGTACAGCGCGCGGGCGAACTGGGTTTTCACCACGGCCGGCGCGACGGCATTGACACGGATGTCGGGGGCCAGTTCAACAGCCAGCGTGCGCGTCAGGTGCATGATCGCGGCCTTGGTCACGCCATACATTCCGATCCCCTCCGACGCGACGAGCCCCGTCACCGAGGCGACGTTGATCACCGAACCGTGACGGGCCGCAAACGCGAGCGCAGCGTGCTGGCAGGCGCCCTGCGTCCAGGCCAACGTGCCCAGCACGTTGACGTCAATGAGCTTCCGAGCCGCGACGAGGTCGATGTCGATCAGCGGACCGTAGACCGGATTGATGCCCGCATTGTTGACCAGGATGTCGAGCCCGCCGAACTCACGACCGACCGCATCCAGCACCTCGGCGCGGTGTGCGGGATCGTCGCTCTTGCCGGCCACGACGATCACGCTTCCCGCGGGAAAGGAGGCCGCGGCGTCGGCCAACGGCTCCGGCGTGCGGGCGGTGATGCACACCCGCGCCCCCTCGGCGACGAGACGGCGCGCGATCGCGAGCCCGATGCCCCGACTCGCGCCGGTGACAAGACCGACTTTTCCGCTCAGCCGAGGTGAGGTGACGACACTGTCGTGATTCATGTGCATCCGTTCCTGAAGGGAGTTATGACACGGCTGGAGAAAACGTGAAGTGCACCGAGGTGCGGCTGAGCTCACCACCGCAGTGTGAGCAGACCAGGATCGGGCGGAGCGGCGCAGCACAGGACGCATGCCGGATCACGAGATCGTGGGCCGAGTGCGTGGGATACGAACGGAGGGCCCAATCGACGAGGATGGCGTAGACGGGGAAGAAGTCCATCCCTCGTCGAGTGAGCCGGTACTCCCCCTCGTCAGACGGAGCGTGCAGCACTCCGGCCGCCACGAAACGTCGGAGCCGATCCGACAGAATCGACGGGGCGATGCCGAGCTCCGTCTTGAAGGTGGTGAAGCGGCGCACGCCGAGAAACGCCGCGGCGAGGATTGCGGTGCTCCACCGGTCGCCGAGGATCTCCATCGTCTGCGGGTAGTACGACAGCGGGTCGATCGGGCCGCTCGATTCCTGTGCGCGCCGGTGCAGTCGGGGCACGGCGATCTGTGCAAACTCTGCCTTGGCACCGCGCTCGGCGGAGGTGTCGCGCGCCGTGACCGGGCTCACCCCACAGACCCCACACCCCAGCACGGGCAGGGCCGCACTGCCGCAATCGTTGTGCACCAAAACCGGAGCGTTCGGCACGTCGGGCATCGAGATCCGCTCCCAGCCCCAGATGGCCAGCAGAAGACTCCACAGCTGCAGCGCCCGTGCCGTGAGCAGGTACTCGTCAC from Leifsonia psychrotolerans encodes:
- a CDS encoding acetyl-CoA acetyltransferase; its protein translation is MNRTNGVYLLGGSQTDFARNISTEGTADPLFALLREAALGAIEDAAIDARDVQRGHVGNHASELFTGQSHLGAMLPAVTDAWRELPSSRHEAACASGSMAALGAMADIEAGLYDVVLVVGVEQMRNVPGRAAAHNLGAASWRAREDLGELAWPTAFDRVANEITRRYGGMTREHLSRLVQNSRENARRNPLAQTRTWIETPASFADDDDTNPVIIGSLRKSDCGRISDGASAVVFASRDYAERWRTRHGHASMPPRLTGWGHRTSSMSLDEKLAASVDSPYLFPHLRTAITDSYTRAGLRGIDELDAIELHDCFSVSSYLAVDHLGITAPGLAWQAVEDGRMERGGAIPVNPSGGLLSGGHPVGATGVRMLNDARRQVTGQAGAMQVEGAQNVATLNFGGSVATVASFVVGQDR
- a CDS encoding phosphotransferase family protein; this translates as MSTPDGIEVVATRADAVALVRPPLLVLDALEEFFDAEGLGSGALSWERIGEGHSNLTYLLRRNARSFVLRRGPRPPLPKSTHDMMREARIQQLVGAAGIAVPQIVAVCADESVLGVPFYVMDYLDGVVITNDVPPALDTPAQRRETVFAAVDTLIGLHRVDVTQGGLAQVGRPDGYLHRQVSLFSALWEGATLRSLPEVSAVASWLVANTPTSQRASVVHGDFRLGNLMFEHSAPPRVLAVLDWEMATVGDPLADLGYFTATYAQAGLVPTPLELTTVTRLAGYPTRDELAQRYAAATGVDLSNLRWYQALALWKSAVFCEAIYTRWLNGERPGDAYAPLLEQGVPRLIEAAADLIG
- a CDS encoding acyl-CoA dehydrogenase family protein encodes the protein MSGTPPEWEALRARTREFIRTVVVPAEPALGERLTEEMRASLMQAAREAGVFAPHVAREYGGQGVPIEHWSAIFQEAGYSPIGASVLNCMAPDEGNMHMLGLIATDAQKQRYLAPLAAGVVRSCFAMTEPHPGAGSDPEALGTAAVRVPGGWLINGHKRFISGAEVAGFAIVMARNDASDGVPAGATMLLVEMDNPGLRIGEQIHAIDRAIAGGHPHVHFEDCFVADEAVLGAAGEGFRYAQVRLGPARLTHCMRWLGLARRSLDIALDRANERRIFGHRLGELGIAQEMIAQSVIDIETSNAIIAQTAQLLETDPKAGSAMSSIAKVFTSEAVYRVIDRAVQLCGGDGVTDNLPLASFLNEVRPFRIYDGSNETHKWAISRRALSQRRKQVAEGAPRLDVVGEAGA
- a CDS encoding SDR family oxidoreductase; the encoded protein is MNHDSVVTSPRLSGKVGLVTGASRGIGLAIARRLVAEGARVCITARTPEPLADAAASFPAGSVIVVAGKSDDPAHRAEVLDAVGREFGGLDILVNNAGINPVYGPLIDIDLVAARKLIDVNVLGTLAWTQGACQHAALAFAARHGSVINVASVTGLVASEGIGMYGVTKAAIMHLTRTLAVELAPDIRVNAVAPAVVKTQFARALYEGREAEVAAGYPLRRLGTPDDVAAAVAFLASADASWVTGQVLTLDGGLLAAGGRA
- a CDS encoding winged helix-turn-helix transcriptional regulator, translating into MSTTFPQNGSAIGRGLLAVGDRWTLLILQRAFVAHTRRFGDWRAQLGLSESTLAARLRGLVAAGLMERVPYDDNGRTRDEYLLTARALQLWSLLLAIWGWERISMPDVPNAPVLVHNDCGSAALPVLGCGVCGVSPVTARDTSAERGAKAEFAQIAVPRLHRRAQESSGPIDPLSYYPQTMEILGDRWSTAILAAAFLGVRRFTTFKTELGIAPSILSDRLRRFVAAGVLHAPSDEGEYRLTRRGMDFFPVYAILVDWALRSYPTHSAHDLVIRHASCAAPLRPILVCSHCGGELSRTSVHFTFSPAVS